From one Streptomyces spiramyceticus genomic stretch:
- the disA gene encoding DNA integrity scanning diadenylate cyclase DisA, protein MAAIDRAAASGKSGQGSGTEALMRASLSAVAPGKGLRDGLERILRGNTGGLIVLGMDKTVESMCTGGFVLDVEFTATRLRELCKLDGALILDKDITKILRAGVQLVPDASIPTEETGTRHRTADRVSKQCNFPVVSVSQSMRLIALYVDGERRVLEESATILSRANQALATLERYKLRLDEVAGTLSALEIEDLVTVRDVTAVAQRLEMVRRIATEIAEYVVELGTDGRLLSLQLDELIAGVEPERELVVRDYVPEPTAKRSRTVDEALTDLDALPHTELLELPVVARALGYSGSPETLDAAVSPRGYRLLAKVPRLPGAIIERLVEHFGGLQKLLAASVDDLQTVDGVGEARARSVREGLSRLAESSILERYV, encoded by the coding sequence GTGGCAGCCATCGACCGGGCAGCAGCATCCGGAAAGTCCGGCCAAGGCTCGGGCACCGAAGCGCTGATGCGCGCCTCGCTGAGCGCTGTCGCGCCCGGCAAGGGACTGCGCGACGGCCTGGAGCGCATCCTGCGCGGCAACACCGGCGGCCTCATCGTCCTCGGTATGGACAAAACCGTCGAATCCATGTGTACCGGCGGATTCGTGCTGGATGTGGAATTCACCGCGACCAGACTCCGCGAGCTGTGCAAGCTCGACGGTGCGCTCATCCTCGACAAGGACATCACCAAGATCCTCCGGGCCGGCGTCCAGCTCGTCCCGGACGCGTCCATCCCGACCGAAGAGACCGGCACCCGCCACCGCACGGCGGACCGCGTCTCCAAGCAGTGCAACTTCCCGGTCGTCTCGGTCTCCCAGTCCATGCGCCTGATCGCGCTGTACGTCGACGGGGAGCGCCGGGTCCTGGAGGAGTCCGCGACGATCCTCTCCCGGGCCAACCAGGCACTGGCCACCCTGGAGCGCTACAAGCTCCGCCTCGACGAGGTCGCGGGCACGCTGTCCGCGCTGGAGATCGAGGACCTGGTGACGGTCCGCGACGTAACGGCGGTGGCGCAGCGGCTGGAGATGGTGCGCCGTATCGCCACCGAGATCGCCGAGTACGTGGTGGAGCTCGGCACCGACGGGCGCCTCCTCTCTCTGCAGCTGGACGAGTTGATCGCGGGCGTCGAGCCGGAGCGTGAGCTGGTTGTACGGGACTACGTTCCGGAGCCGACGGCGAAGCGTTCCCGCACGGTCGACGAGGCGCTGACCGATCTGGACGCGCTGCCGCACACCGAGCTGCTCGAACTGCCGGTCGTGGCACGGGCTCTGGGCTACAGCGGCTCCCCCGAGACACTGGACGCGGCGGTCTCGCCGCGCGGTTACCGGCTGCTCGCCAAGGTCCCGCGGCTTCCCGGCGCCATCATCGAGCGGCTCGTCGAGCACTTCGGCGGCCTCCAGAAGCTGCTCGCCGCGAGCGTCGACGACCTCCAGACGGTCGACGGTGTCGGCGAGGCGCGGGCGCGGTCGGTGCGCGAGGGGCTGTCCAGACTGGCGGAGTCGTCGATCCTGGAACGCTACGTCTGA
- a CDS encoding SigE family RNA polymerase sigma factor: protein MAHGEVLEFEEYVRTRQDALLRSARRLVPDPVDAQDLLQTALVRTYGRWDGIADKSLADAYLRRVMINTRTEWWRARKLEEVPTEQLPDASVEDGSDQRADRALLMDILGVLAPKQRSVVVLRHWEQMSTEETAAALGMSAGTVKSTLHRALARLRQELESRELDARAFERAEQGDERGRERCAA, encoded by the coding sequence ATGGCGCACGGCGAGGTGCTCGAATTCGAAGAGTACGTACGCACTCGGCAGGATGCTCTGCTGCGGAGCGCCAGGCGTCTGGTCCCCGACCCGGTGGACGCGCAGGACCTCCTCCAGACCGCGCTGGTACGGACGTACGGCCGCTGGGACGGCATTGCCGACAAGTCGCTCGCCGACGCCTACCTGCGCCGCGTAATGATCAACACGAGGACCGAGTGGTGGCGGGCCCGCAAGCTCGAAGAGGTGCCCACCGAGCAGCTGCCGGACGCCAGCGTCGAGGACGGCAGCGACCAGCGCGCCGACCGCGCGCTGCTCATGGACATACTCGGAGTGCTGGCACCGAAGCAGCGCAGCGTAGTCGTGCTGCGACACTGGGAGCAGATGAGCACCGAAGAGACGGCTGCGGCGCTCGGTATGTCGGCAGGTACGGTCAAGAGCACGCTGCACAGGGCGCTGGCACGTCTCCGGCAGGAGCTGGAGAGCCGGGAACTGGACGCACGCGCCTTCGAGCGTGCGGAGCAGGGTGACGAACGGGGGCGGGAGCGGTGCGCGGCCTAG
- a CDS encoding Ppx/GppA phosphatase family protein, whose amino-acid sequence MRLGVLDVGSNTVHLLVVDAHPGARPLPAHSHKAELRLAELLDADGAIGAEGIDRLVATVGDALQAAEDKGCEDVLPFATSAVREASNADEVLARVRRETGVDLQVLSGDDEARLTFLAARRWFGWSAGKLLVLDIGGGSLEIAYGIDEEPDAVVSLPLGAGRLTAGWLPGDPPDPQDVKALRRHVRAQIARTVGEFSRFGTPDHVVATSKTFKQLARIAGAARSGEGQYVQRDLSRKSLEEWVPKLAAMPAVQRAALPGVSDARAAQLLAGALVAEGAMDLFGVDELEICPWALREGVILRRLDHMPTT is encoded by the coding sequence ATGAGACTCGGAGTCCTCGACGTGGGTTCGAACACGGTTCATCTGCTGGTGGTCGACGCCCACCCCGGCGCCCGCCCCCTGCCCGCCCACTCGCACAAGGCCGAGCTTCGCCTCGCCGAACTTCTCGACGCGGACGGAGCCATCGGCGCCGAGGGCATCGACCGCCTCGTCGCCACGGTCGGCGACGCCCTCCAGGCCGCCGAGGACAAGGGCTGCGAGGACGTTCTGCCCTTCGCCACCTCCGCCGTGCGCGAGGCGAGCAACGCCGACGAGGTGCTGGCCAGGGTCAGGCGCGAGACCGGTGTCGATCTTCAGGTGCTCAGCGGCGACGACGAGGCGCGGCTCACATTTCTCGCCGCACGCCGCTGGTTCGGCTGGTCGGCCGGGAAGCTGCTGGTCCTGGACATCGGCGGCGGGTCGCTGGAGATCGCGTACGGGATCGACGAGGAGCCCGACGCCGTGGTGTCGCTGCCGCTCGGGGCGGGCCGCCTGACCGCGGGCTGGCTGCCGGGCGATCCGCCCGACCCGCAGGACGTGAAGGCGCTGCGTCGCCATGTACGCGCCCAGATCGCCCGTACGGTCGGCGAATTCAGCCGCTTCGGCACTCCCGACCACGTCGTGGCGACCTCCAAGACCTTCAAGCAGCTGGCGCGCATCGCCGGGGCGGCACGCTCCGGCGAGGGGCAGTACGTACAGCGGGATCTGAGTCGCAAATCACTGGAGGAGTGGGTGCCGAAGCTGGCCGCGATGCCCGCCGTCCAGCGTGCCGCCCTGCCCGGCGTCTCGGACGCACGCGCCGCGCAACTGCTGGCAGGGGCCCTGGTCGCGGAGGGCGCGATGGACCTTTTCGGGGTCGACGAGCTGGAAATCTGCCCGTGGGCGCTGCGCGAAGGCGTCATCCTGCGGCGCCTGGACCACATGCCGACGACGTGA
- a CDS encoding MDR family MFS transporter codes for MGNGASGKPGLEKVTPEQAAEQGVAQGAEQGAAPQPRSVRVVLLALMIAMLLAMLDNMIIGTAMPTIVGELGGLEHLSWVVTSYTLATAASTPIWGKLGDLYGRKGIFLTSIVVFLVGSVLSGMAQDMGQLIGFRAIQGLGAGGLMVGVMAIIGDLIPPRERGKYQGMMAGVMALAMIGGPLVGGTITDHLGWRWSFYINLPLGAIALAMVTAVLHLPKKERSTARVDYLGAGLLTVGITAIVLVTTWGGTEYAWSSTIIMELIAVGVAALAGFLFVESKAAEPIMPLHIFRNRNFTLMSVIGFLTGFVMFGAVLFLPLYQQSVQGASATNSGLLLLPMLMSMMVVSLVAGRMTTNNGKYKIFPILGGGLMVAGLLLLAQMDTETPRLTSGIYMAVLGAGMGFLMQITMLVAQNSVEMKDMGVASSSTTLFRTLGSSFGVSIMGALFTSRVQDAMAERGGAGVTQQSATLDAASLAKLPEQVREAYQFAVASGTHAAFLLGGAIAVIGFVAAFFVKEVPLRGAGPQPAEEGTEGADATEPEMVKGSA; via the coding sequence ATGGGCAACGGGGCGAGCGGGAAACCGGGGCTGGAAAAGGTGACGCCCGAGCAAGCGGCGGAGCAAGGAGTGGCGCAAGGAGCGGAGCAAGGAGCGGCGCCACAGCCGCGCAGCGTGCGGGTGGTGCTGCTCGCGCTGATGATCGCGATGCTCCTCGCCATGCTCGACAACATGATCATCGGCACCGCGATGCCGACCATCGTGGGGGAGCTCGGCGGCCTGGAGCATCTCTCCTGGGTCGTTACGTCGTACACCCTGGCCACCGCCGCCTCGACGCCGATCTGGGGGAAGCTCGGCGACCTCTACGGGCGCAAGGGCATCTTCCTCACCTCGATCGTCGTCTTCCTCGTCGGCTCCGTGCTCAGCGGAATGGCCCAGGACATGGGCCAGCTCATCGGCTTCCGTGCCATTCAGGGACTGGGCGCAGGCGGCCTGATGGTCGGCGTCATGGCGATCATCGGCGACCTGATCCCGCCCCGCGAGCGCGGCAAGTACCAGGGCATGATGGCCGGCGTCATGGCGCTCGCCATGATCGGCGGACCGCTCGTCGGCGGCACCATCACCGACCACCTGGGCTGGCGCTGGAGCTTCTACATCAACCTGCCGCTGGGCGCGATCGCCCTGGCGATGGTCACCGCCGTACTGCACCTGCCGAAGAAGGAGCGGTCGACGGCGCGCGTCGACTATCTGGGCGCGGGGCTGCTGACCGTCGGAATCACGGCGATCGTGCTGGTCACGACCTGGGGCGGTACGGAGTACGCCTGGTCGTCGACGATCATCATGGAGCTCATCGCGGTCGGTGTCGCCGCACTCGCGGGCTTCCTCTTCGTCGAGTCCAAGGCCGCCGAGCCGATCATGCCGCTGCACATCTTCCGCAACCGCAACTTCACGCTCATGTCGGTGATCGGCTTCCTCACCGGCTTCGTGATGTTCGGCGCGGTGCTCTTCCTGCCGCTGTACCAGCAGTCCGTGCAGGGTGCTTCGGCGACCAACTCCGGTCTGCTCCTGCTGCCGATGCTGATGTCGATGATGGTCGTCTCGCTCGTCGCGGGCCGGATGACCACCAACAACGGCAAGTACAAGATCTTCCCGATCCTGGGCGGCGGGCTGATGGTCGCCGGGCTGCTCCTGCTCGCGCAGATGGACACGGAGACGCCCCGGCTGACCTCGGGCATCTACATGGCGGTACTCGGCGCGGGCATGGGCTTCCTGATGCAGATCACCATGCTGGTGGCGCAGAACAGCGTCGAGATGAAGGACATGGGCGTCGCCTCCTCGTCGACCACCCTCTTCCGTACGCTCGGCAGCTCCTTCGGCGTCTCGATCATGGGCGCGCTCTTCACCAGCCGGGTCCAGGACGCGATGGCCGAACGGGGCGGGGCCGGCGTGACCCAGCAGTCGGCGACGCTGGACGCGGCGAGCCTGGCGAAGCTGCCTGAGCAGGTGCGCGAGGCGTACCAGTTCGCGGTGGCCTCCGGCACGCATGCGGCGTTCCTGCTGGGCGGGGCGATCGCGGTGATCGGGTTCGTGGCTGCCTTCTTCGTGAAGGAAGTGCCGCTGCGGGGAGCCGGGCCGCAGCCGGCTGAGGAGGGTACGGAGGGTGCGGATGCCACTGAGCCGGAGATGGTGAAGGGATCCGCCTGA
- a CDS encoding VOC family protein: MIKGLAISTVWVLNQDRAKEFYTEKLGLEARTDMTLGKSGTRWLTVGSKDQPDVMLTLMVPGPPAMDPVSAEAIRRLVSEGALGAGVLTTDDIHGDYATLKARGVEFVQAPQERPYGTEAIFRDDSGNWFSFTQARAGGFDGEMDPAC; encoded by the coding sequence ATGATCAAGGGACTTGCCATATCCACCGTCTGGGTCCTGAACCAGGACCGGGCCAAGGAGTTCTACACCGAGAAGCTGGGACTCGAAGCCCGTACGGACATGACCCTGGGCAAAAGCGGGACGCGCTGGCTGACCGTCGGGTCCAAGGACCAGCCCGACGTAATGCTGACGCTCATGGTCCCCGGGCCGCCGGCCATGGACCCCGTGTCCGCCGAGGCGATACGGAGACTGGTCTCGGAGGGGGCTCTGGGAGCCGGTGTACTGACCACCGACGACATCCACGGCGACTACGCGACCCTCAAGGCGCGCGGGGTGGAGTTCGTGCAGGCGCCGCAGGAGCGGCCGTACGGCACGGAAGCCATCTTCAGGGACGACTCGGGGAACTGGTTCTCGTTCACCCAGGCGCGGGCGGGCGGCTTCGACGGAGAGATGGACCCGGCCTGCTGA
- a CDS encoding TetR family transcriptional regulator: MSDAAPRRRGRPRRSPDDAGPGARERILQAARDEFAERGYDKTSVRGIAKAAGVDAALVHHYFGTKDDVFAAAIEMSFEPALVLPAVLGQGKDGIGERLARYFIGVWENPATRAPLLAVVRSALTNETAAKVLRTFVLRRLLERIAAELDVPDPTFRAELAASHMVGIAILRYVIKAEPLASVDPEKIIEMVAPTLQRYLTEA, encoded by the coding sequence GTGAGCGACGCGGCGCCGCGACGGCGCGGCCGCCCACGCCGTTCGCCGGACGACGCGGGGCCGGGAGCGCGCGAGCGGATCCTCCAGGCAGCCCGCGACGAATTCGCCGAGCGCGGCTACGACAAGACGTCCGTGCGCGGCATCGCGAAGGCGGCGGGCGTCGACGCGGCGCTCGTCCACCACTACTTCGGCACGAAGGACGACGTCTTCGCCGCCGCCATCGAGATGTCCTTCGAGCCCGCGCTGGTGTTGCCCGCTGTCCTCGGCCAGGGCAAGGACGGCATCGGGGAGCGGCTGGCCCGCTACTTCATCGGCGTATGGGAGAACCCGGCGACCAGGGCGCCGCTGCTCGCGGTCGTCCGGTCGGCGCTGACGAACGAGACGGCGGCGAAGGTGCTGCGTACGTTCGTACTGCGCCGTCTGCTCGAACGGATCGCAGCGGAGCTCGACGTGCCGGATCCGACCTTCCGGGCGGAGCTCGCCGCCTCGCACATGGTGGGCATCGCGATTCTGCGGTACGTCATCAAGGCGGAGCCGCTGGCGTCGGTGGACCCGGAGAAGATCATCGAGATGGTGGCGCCGACGCTCCAGCGGTATCTCACCGAGGCGTGA
- a CDS encoding sugar phosphate isomerase/epimerase family protein — protein sequence MADPVVRIPDAKVALSTASVYPESTATAFEIAARLGYDGVEIMVWTDPVSQDIEALRRLSDYHGVPILAVHAPCLLITQRVWSTDPWAKLQRAQAAAEKLGASAVVVHPPFRWQRQYARDFVTGIWRMANETDVRFAVENMYPWRYKDREMLAYAPEWDVTKDDYRHFTVDLSHTATARTDTLAMIDRMGDRLGHVHLADGKGSAKDEHLVPGRGNQPCAQVLERLAGSGFDGHVVIEVNTRRAMSSAEREADLAEALAFTRLHLASRVPQQ from the coding sequence GTGGCAGATCCAGTGGTGCGCATCCCGGATGCGAAGGTCGCACTGTCCACGGCGTCCGTGTATCCGGAGTCGACGGCGACGGCCTTCGAGATCGCGGCACGCCTCGGCTACGACGGCGTCGAGATCATGGTGTGGACGGACCCCGTCAGCCAGGACATCGAGGCGCTGCGCAGACTCTCCGACTACCACGGCGTGCCGATCCTGGCCGTCCACGCGCCCTGTCTGCTCATCACGCAGCGCGTCTGGTCCACGGACCCGTGGGCGAAGCTCCAGCGGGCGCAGGCGGCCGCCGAGAAGCTCGGTGCGTCGGCCGTGGTCGTACACCCGCCCTTCCGCTGGCAGCGGCAGTACGCCCGCGATTTCGTCACCGGGATCTGGCGCATGGCGAACGAGACGGACGTCCGCTTCGCCGTCGAGAACATGTACCCCTGGCGCTACAAGGACCGCGAGATGCTGGCGTACGCCCCCGAGTGGGACGTGACCAAGGACGACTACCGGCACTTCACCGTCGACCTGTCGCACACCGCGACCGCCCGTACCGACACCCTCGCCATGATCGACCGTATGGGCGACCGTCTCGGCCACGTCCACCTCGCGGACGGCAAGGGCTCGGCGAAGGACGAGCACCTGGTGCCGGGGCGCGGCAACCAGCCCTGCGCCCAAGTCCTGGAGCGGCTCGCGGGCAGCGGCTTCGACGGCCATGTCGTCATCGAGGTCAACACCCGGCGGGCGATGTCCTCGGCCGAACGGGAGGCCGACCTCGCCGAGGCCCTCGCCTTCACCCGTCTGCACCTCGCGTCCCGGGTGCCCCAGCAGTGA
- the cseC gene encoding two-component system sensor histidine kinase CseC — protein MRLALRTGVRWKISIAIAAVGALIAVALSLVVHNAARVSMLDNARDVQIERLQFAQRWYESSGDARFGTKLNDPALPRELKASMANSRRATFVTDGHSGVPDVWAAAPLENGDVLSLHTRFTDRSAAIMDDLDRALVIGSVSVVFGGCALGVLIGGQLSRRLRKAATAAGKVAQGNTDVRVRDAVGGVVRDETDELARAVDAMTDALQERLEAERRVTADIAHELRTPVTGLLTAAELLPPGRPTELVRDRAQAMRTLVEDVLEVARLDSAAERAELQEIALGEFVSRRVALLHPDAVVNVVHESWVNTDPRRLERILGNLLGNAAKHGKAPFEVTVEGRVVRVRDQGPGFPEELLKDGPSRFRTGSTDRAGHGHGLGLTIAAGQARVLGARLTFRNAHKDGGAIAVLWLPEHAPTTTGSFPMVRLPDDVARPQ, from the coding sequence ATGCGCCTCGCCCTGCGCACCGGCGTCCGGTGGAAGATCAGCATCGCGATCGCCGCCGTCGGCGCCCTCATCGCGGTCGCGCTGAGCCTCGTCGTGCACAACGCCGCCCGCGTCTCGATGCTCGACAACGCCCGCGACGTACAGATTGAACGGCTCCAGTTCGCGCAGCGTTGGTACGAGTCGTCCGGCGACGCCAGATTCGGCACCAAGCTCAACGACCCCGCCCTCCCCCGGGAGCTCAAGGCGAGCATGGCCAACAGCCGCCGCGCCACATTTGTCACGGACGGCCACAGCGGCGTACCCGACGTATGGGCCGCCGCCCCCCTCGAAAACGGGGACGTCCTCTCGCTGCACACCCGGTTCACCGACCGCAGCGCCGCCATCATGGACGACCTCGACCGCGCCCTGGTCATCGGCTCGGTCTCGGTCGTCTTCGGCGGCTGCGCACTCGGCGTACTGATCGGCGGCCAGCTCTCCCGGCGCCTGCGCAAGGCGGCCACGGCGGCCGGCAAGGTCGCGCAGGGCAATACGGACGTACGCGTCCGGGATGCCGTCGGCGGCGTCGTACGCGACGAGACCGACGAGCTCGCGCGCGCCGTCGACGCCATGACGGACGCCCTCCAGGAGCGGCTCGAAGCGGAACGGCGGGTCACCGCCGACATCGCGCACGAGCTGCGTACCCCCGTGACCGGGCTGCTCACTGCGGCCGAGCTGCTGCCGCCCGGCCGCCCCACCGAGCTCGTGCGGGACCGGGCTCAGGCGATGCGGACGCTCGTCGAGGACGTCCTGGAGGTGGCACGCCTCGACAGTGCGGCGGAGCGGGCCGAGCTCCAGGAGATCGCGCTGGGCGAGTTCGTCAGCCGCCGGGTCGCGCTGCTGCACCCGGACGCGGTGGTGAACGTGGTGCACGAATCATGGGTGAACACCGATCCGCGCCGCCTGGAACGCATCCTCGGCAACCTCCTCGGCAACGCCGCCAAGCACGGCAAGGCCCCCTTCGAGGTCACGGTCGAGGGCCGGGTCGTGCGGGTCCGCGACCAGGGCCCCGGTTTCCCCGAGGAGCTGCTCAAGGACGGCCCGAGCCGGTTCCGTACGGGCAGCACCGACCGGGCGGGGCACGGCCACGGCCTGGGCCTGACGATCGCGGCCGGCCAGGCGCGCGTACTCGGCGCACGCCTCACCTTCCGCAACGCCCACAAGGACGGCGGGGCGATCGCGGTGCTGTGGCTGCCCGAGCACGCGCCGACGACGACGGGGAGCTTCCCGATGGTCCGGCTGCCGGACGACGTGGCGCGGCCGCAGTAG
- a CDS encoding A/G-specific adenine glycosylase — protein sequence MTATSDTTATALHAPVIAWFDTHARDLPWRRPEAGAWGVMVSEFMLQQTPVSRVLPVYEQWLARWPRPADLAADAPGEAVRAWGRLGYPRRALRLHGAAVAITERHGGDVPSDHAELLALPGVGEYTAAAVASFAYGQRHAVLDTNVRRVFARTVTGVQYPPNATTAAERRLARSLLPDEEARAARWAAASMELGALVCTAKSPDCGSCPVSGQCAWRLAGRPAHDGPPRRGQTYAGTDRQVRGKLLAVLREAAGPVPQAALDAVWDEPVQRARALDGLVADGLVEPLASGVYRLPLA from the coding sequence ATGACTGCGACAAGCGACACCACCGCCACCGCCCTTCACGCCCCCGTCATCGCGTGGTTCGACACGCATGCCCGTGACCTTCCCTGGCGCCGCCCCGAGGCCGGCGCCTGGGGCGTGATGGTCAGCGAGTTCATGCTCCAGCAGACGCCGGTCAGCCGTGTGCTGCCGGTGTACGAGCAGTGGCTGGCCCGCTGGCCGCGCCCCGCCGACCTGGCCGCCGACGCCCCCGGCGAAGCGGTCCGCGCCTGGGGCCGCCTCGGCTATCCGCGCCGCGCGCTGCGGCTGCACGGCGCGGCCGTGGCGATCACGGAGCGGCACGGTGGCGATGTACCGAGCGACCACGCCGAGCTCCTGGCCCTGCCCGGGGTCGGCGAGTACACGGCCGCGGCCGTCGCCTCCTTCGCGTACGGGCAGCGGCACGCGGTGCTCGACACGAATGTGCGCCGCGTCTTCGCCCGTACGGTCACCGGCGTCCAATACCCGCCGAACGCCACCACCGCCGCCGAGCGCAGGCTCGCCCGCTCCCTGCTGCCCGACGAAGAGGCGAGAGCGGCCCGTTGGGCGGCCGCCTCGATGGAGCTCGGCGCGCTGGTATGCACCGCCAAGAGCCCCGACTGCGGGAGCTGCCCGGTCTCCGGGCAGTGCGCGTGGCGGCTGGCGGGCAGGCCGGCGCACGACGGGCCGCCTCGGCGCGGTCAGACGTACGCGGGTACGGACCGTCAGGTGCGCGGCAAGCTCCTCGCCGTACTCCGGGAAGCGGCAGGGCCGGTTCCGCAGGCCGCGCTCGACGCGGTGTGGGACGAACCCGTACAGCGGGCGCGTGCGCTGGACGGGCTGGTCGCCGACGGGCTCGTCGAGCCCCTGGCCAGCGGTGTCTACCGGCTCCCCCTGGCTTGA
- the radA gene encoding DNA repair protein RadA has protein sequence MAARTSRSSAKDRPSYRCTECGWTTAKWLGRCPECQAWGTIEETGTPAVRTTAVGRVSSAALPIGQVDGRTATARSTGVDELDRVLGGGLVPGAVVLLAGEPGVGKSTLLLDVAAKAASDDHRTLYVTAEESASQVRLRADRISALSDHLFLAAETDLSAVLGHLDAVKPSLLVLDSVQTVASPEIDGAPGGMAQVREVAGALIRASKERGMSTLLVGHVTKDGAIAGPRLLEHLVDVVLSFEGDRHARLRLVRGVKNRYGATDEVGCFELHDEGITGLADPSGLFLTRRAESVPGTCLTVTLEGRRPLVAEVQALTVDSQIPSPRRTTSGLETSRVSMMLAVLEQRGRITALGKRDIYSATVGGVKLSEPAADLAIALALASAASDTPLPKNLVAIGEVGLAGEVRRVTGVQRRLAEAHRLGFTHALVPSDPGKVPAGMNVIEVADMGDALRVLPRRSRAQAPQGDEQRR, from the coding sequence ATGGCTGCCCGTACATCTCGTTCATCCGCGAAGGACCGGCCGTCCTACCGCTGCACCGAATGCGGATGGACGACCGCCAAGTGGCTCGGCCGCTGCCCCGAATGCCAGGCCTGGGGCACGATCGAGGAGACCGGCACGCCCGCCGTACGGACGACCGCGGTCGGCCGCGTAAGCTCCGCCGCCCTCCCCATCGGCCAGGTCGACGGTCGCACGGCCACCGCCCGCTCCACCGGCGTCGACGAGTTGGACCGCGTGCTCGGCGGCGGGCTCGTGCCCGGCGCCGTCGTGCTGCTCGCGGGCGAGCCCGGTGTCGGCAAATCGACCCTGCTCCTGGACGTGGCCGCCAAGGCGGCGAGCGACGACCATCGGACGCTGTATGTCACGGCGGAGGAGTCCGCGAGCCAGGTGCGCCTGCGCGCCGACCGGATCAGTGCGCTCAGCGACCACCTCTTCCTCGCCGCCGAGACCGACCTCTCCGCCGTCCTCGGCCACCTCGACGCCGTCAAGCCGTCCCTGCTTGTCCTCGACTCCGTACAGACCGTCGCTTCGCCCGAGATCGACGGCGCGCCCGGCGGCATGGCCCAGGTCCGCGAGGTCGCGGGGGCGCTCATCCGGGCCTCCAAGGAGCGCGGCATGTCGACGCTCCTGGTCGGCCACGTCACGAAGGACGGCGCGATCGCGGGCCCGCGTCTGCTGGAGCACCTCGTCGACGTCGTGCTGTCCTTCGAGGGCGACCGGCACGCGCGCCTGCGACTCGTGCGAGGCGTCAAGAACCGTTACGGCGCGACCGACGAGGTCGGCTGTTTCGAGCTGCACGACGAGGGCATCACCGGCCTCGCCGACCCCTCGGGCCTGTTCCTCACCCGTCGCGCCGAGTCCGTCCCCGGCACCTGCCTGACGGTCACCCTCGAAGGGCGCCGCCCGCTCGTCGCCGAGGTGCAGGCGCTGACCGTCGACTCGCAGATCCCGTCCCCCCGGCGTACCACCTCGGGCCTGGAGACCTCGCGCGTGTCGATGATGCTCGCCGTGCTCGAACAGCGCGGGCGGATCACGGCGCTCGGCAAGCGCGACATCTACAGCGCGACGGTGGGCGGTGTGAAGCTCTCGGAGCCCGCCGCCGACCTCGCGATCGCGCTGGCGCTGGCCAGCGCGGCCAGCGACACCCCGCTGCCGAAGAATCTTGTGGCGATCGGCGAGGTGGGCCTCGCGGGCGAGGTCAGACGGGTCACCGGGGTCCAGCGCAGGCTGGCCGAAGCGCACCGTCTGGGCTTCACGCACGCCCTCGTACCGAGCGACCCGGGCAAGGTCCCGGCAGGCATGAACGTCATCGAAGTGGCCGACATGGGAGACGCCCTCAGGGTCCTTCCGCGCCGGTCTCGCGCACAGGCCCCCCAAGGCGACGAACAGCGCCGGTAG
- the cseB gene encoding two-component system response regulator CseB, with amino-acid sequence MAETHVLFVEDDDVIREATQLALERDGFVVTAMPDGLSGLAAFRSNQPDIALLDVMVPGLDGVSLCRRIRDESTVPVIMLSARADSIDVVLGLEAGADDYVTKPFDGAVLVARIRAVLRRFGHAGGPAGGGHGGDDGTDGGPLVFGDLEVDREGMEVRKGGLPVGLTPTEMRLLLEFSSAPGTVLSRDKLLERVWDYGWGGDTRVVDVHVQRLRTKIGQDRIETVRGFGYKLKA; translated from the coding sequence ATGGCCGAGACCCATGTCCTGTTTGTGGAGGACGACGACGTCATCCGTGAGGCCACGCAGCTTGCGCTCGAACGCGACGGTTTCGTGGTCACCGCCATGCCCGACGGGCTTTCGGGTCTGGCGGCCTTCCGCAGCAACCAGCCGGACATCGCGCTGCTCGACGTGATGGTGCCCGGGCTCGACGGTGTGAGCCTGTGCCGGCGCATCAGGGACGAATCGACCGTTCCGGTGATCATGCTGTCGGCGCGGGCCGACTCGATCGACGTCGTACTGGGCCTGGAGGCCGGGGCCGACGACTACGTGACGAAGCCGTTCGACGGTGCGGTGCTCGTCGCGCGCATCCGCGCGGTGCTGCGGCGCTTCGGTCACGCGGGCGGGCCGGCGGGCGGGGGCCACGGCGGGGACGACGGGACGGACGGCGGGCCGCTCGTCTTCGGCGACCTGGAGGTCGACAGAGAGGGCATGGAGGTCCGCAAGGGCGGCCTTCCGGTGGGGCTGACACCGACGGAGATGCGGCTGCTGCTGGAGTTCTCGTCGGCGCCCGGGACGGTCCTGTCGCGCGACAAGCTGCTGGAGCGGGTCTGGGACTACGGGTGGGGCGGGGACACCCGTGTCGTGGACGTCCACGTGCAGCGACTGCGCACCAAGATCGGCCAGGACCGCATCGAAACCGTGCGGGGCTTCGGCTACAAGTTGAAGGCGTAG